One region of Scophthalmus maximus strain ysfricsl-2021 chromosome 15, ASM2237912v1, whole genome shotgun sequence genomic DNA includes:
- the zgc:109986 gene encoding uncharacterized protein zgc:109986, with product MDFTEARSELKQLLSRVVPAELPKLLHWISHSDELDELLLDNRTVTLRSIADDLRAGLPLDAMLPSETAAHHKMQQQPRPTVHVDGFLYNDEQVDSLCEDGTMSRTYCLSCGSHKTAALDFISHSFSVSELQFLFQNVLPDLSGRTLVDVGSRLGAVLYGGYVYSSASQLLGLELSDDFVRLQNNMLHKYRLNDRVQVLQADVRTQDILLQNADVLVMNNVFEYFMEPNEQVKAWRFVMQNFKKRGSLLVTVPSLQESLNALQQEALQPGWVEELPVDYDVSLGRDTDPDALRQIHLYRVM from the exons ATGGACTTCACCGAGGCGAGGTCGGAGCTGAAGCAGCTGCTGAGCAGAGTGGTTCCCGCCGAGCTGCCGAAGCTGCTGCACTGGATCTCACACTCAG ACGAGCTggacgagctgctgctggacaacaGGACGGTGACGCTACGCAGCATCGCAGACGACCTGAGAGCCGGTCTGCCCCTGGACGCCATGTTGCCCTCGGAGACCGCCGCCCACCACAAG atgcagcagcagccgcggcCGACGGTTCACGTGGACGGTTTCCTGTACAACGACGAGCAGGTGGACTCTCTGTGTGAGGACGGGACCATGAGCCGGACCTACTGCCTCAGCTGTGGCTCCCACAAGACGGCAGCTCTGG ACTTCATCTCTCACTCCTTCTCGGTGTCGGAGCTTCAGTTTCTGTTCCAAAACGTTCTCCCAGACCTGAGCGGTCGGACGCTGGTGGACGTTGGATCCAGACTGGGAGCTGTGCTGtacggg ggttACGTGTACAGCTCGGCGTCGCAGCTGCTCGGGCTTGAGCTCAGCGACGACTTCGTCAGGCTGCAGAACAACATGCTGCACAAGTACAGGCTGAACGACCGGGTCCAG GTTCTCCAGGCTGACGTCCGCACGCAGGACATTCTGCTGCAGAACGCCGACGTTCTGGTCATGAACAACGTCTTTGAGTACTTCATGGAGCCCAACGAGCAAGTCAA AGCCTGGAGGTTCGTCATGCAGAACTTTAAAAAGAGAGGGTCTCTGTTGGTGACTGTTCCCAGTCTTCAGGAGAGTCTGAACGCTCTGCAG caggaggcgctgcagCCCGGTTGGGTGGAGGAGCTTCCTGTGGACTATGACGTCTCTCTGGGCAGAGATACGGACCCCGACGCCCTCAGACAGATCCATCTGTACAGGGTCATGTGA